One window of Deltaproteobacteria bacterium genomic DNA carries:
- a CDS encoding UMP kinase, with amino-acid sequence MESTKLKYSRILLKMSGEALAGDQKFGLCPKTVRAIAREIREVVDLQAQVGIVIGGGNIFRGVAESARNMERTVADQMGMLATVINSLALQDALEKEGVHCRVMSAIAMHEVAEPYIRRRALRHMEKGRVVIFAAGTGSPYFTTDTAAALRAIEIGAQALLKGTKVDGVYDRDPALDLQAIKFDKLKHLQVIQQGLKVMDSTAVTMSMDNKLPIIVFKLLEPGNMKKVVLGEKIGTLVESDDHER; translated from the coding sequence ATGGAGTCAACCAAACTGAAGTACTCTCGCATTCTGTTAAAGATGAGTGGCGAAGCCTTAGCCGGGGACCAGAAGTTTGGTCTCTGTCCTAAGACGGTGCGAGCCATTGCCCGAGAAATCAGAGAAGTGGTAGATTTGCAGGCGCAGGTAGGAATAGTCATCGGGGGGGGCAATATTTTTCGGGGGGTGGCCGAAAGTGCCCGTAATATGGAGCGCACCGTAGCGGATCAGATGGGCATGCTGGCCACGGTGATTAATTCGCTGGCCTTACAGGATGCGCTGGAAAAAGAAGGGGTGCATTGCCGGGTGATGTCGGCCATTGCCATGCATGAAGTAGCGGAGCCCTATATCCGCCGCCGGGCCTTAAGACATATGGAAAAGGGTCGAGTGGTGATCTTTGCGGCTGGAACCGGCAGCCCCTATTTTACCACGGACACCGCGGCGGCTTTACGGGCCATCGAGATCGGCGCCCAGGCCTTGCTCAAGGGCACTAAGGTTGACGGGGTTTATGATCGGGACCCTGCTCTAGATCTACAGGCTATAAAATTTGATAAATTGAAACATTTGCAAGTTATCCAACAGGGGCTTAAGGTGATGGATAGCACGGCGGTGACCATGTCGATGGATAATAAGTTGCCAATCATCGTCTTTAAGCTTCTGGAGCCTGGGAATATGAAGAAAGTGGTCCTGGGTGAAAAGATCGGTACCTTGGTGGAGAGCGATGATCATGAAAGATGA
- the tsf gene encoding translation elongation factor Ts produces MQITAEKIKELRDKTNAGMMDCKKALTETQGDMDQAVVLLRQKGLAIAQKRSGRATSEGLIHAYIHFGGKIGVLVEVNCETDFVAKTPAFQEFVKNLAMQIAATNPLCLRPEEIPPEVLEKEKAIFRAQALESGKPENVIDRIVEGRLKKFYSEACLLEQPYVKNPDILIQDYLNEIIAQVGENVTIRRFTRYQLGAD; encoded by the coding sequence TTGCAAATTACCGCGGAAAAGATCAAAGAACTGCGTGACAAAACTAATGCAGGAATGATGGACTGCAAGAAGGCTTTGACTGAAACCCAGGGTGATATGGACCAGGCCGTTGTCCTGTTGCGGCAAAAAGGTCTGGCGATCGCCCAGAAACGCTCCGGACGGGCAACCAGCGAAGGCTTGATCCATGCCTACATCCACTTCGGGGGCAAAATCGGGGTCCTGGTGGAGGTAAATTGCGAAACCGATTTTGTCGCCAAGACCCCGGCTTTTCAAGAATTCGTCAAAAATCTGGCCATGCAGATCGCGGCGACCAACCCCTTATGCCTCCGGCCGGAAGAGATCCCCCCCGAGGTCCTGGAAAAAGAGAAAGCTATTTTCCGGGCCCAGGCCCTGGAAAGCGGCAAACCAGAGAATGTGATTGATCGGATCGTTGAGGGGCGGCTGAAAAAATTTTATTCTGAGGCCTGCCTGTTGGAACAACCTTATGTCAAAAATCCCGATATCCTGATCCAGGACTACCTGAACGAAATAATTGCCCAGGTGGGCGAGAATGTTACTATCCGGCGGTTTACCCGCTACCAATTGGGAGCCGATTGA